Proteins from a genomic interval of Cygnus olor isolate bCygOlo1 chromosome 9, bCygOlo1.pri.v2, whole genome shotgun sequence:
- the GPR171 gene encoding probable G-protein coupled receptor 171, with product MSNVSQCYIKTEMEPFTYFYYLIFLMGFLGSCFALWAFTQKGQKQKCMSIYLTNLLTADFLLTLALPVKIIVDLGVASWKLRIFHCQVTACFIYLNMYLSIIFLGFVSMDRCLQLMHSCKIYRIQEPGFAKMLSAVVWTMVLLITVPNMAIPIKTIEERPNAGCIDFKTKFGRDWHVFTNFVCTAIFLNFSAVILISNFLVVRQLYRNKYSESYANVKKALINILLVTAGYILCFVPYHIVRIPYTLSQNDAITNCSLKQTLFQAKESTLLFAVSNLCFDPILYYHLSNSFKLKVTETFIAPKETKAFTDEEPEHRNKQQVQTYGF from the coding sequence ATGTCAAACGTTTCACAATGCTATATCAAGACAGAAATGGAACCTTTTACCTATTTTTACTACTTAATTTTTCTAATGGGTTTTCTGGGGAGTTGTTTTGCACTATGGGCATTCACACAAAAAGGTCAAAAACAGAAGTGTATGAGCATCTACTTAACTAACCTCTTAACGGCAGACTTTCTGTTGACTTTGGCATTGCCAGTGAAGATAATTGTTGACCTAGGAGTTGCATCCTGGAAACTGAGAATATTCCATTGTCAAGTTACAGCCTGTTTCATCTACCTGAACATGTATTTATCAATTATATTCTTGGGATTTGTAAGCATGGACCGTTGCCTTCAGCTAATGCACAGTTGTAAGATCTACCGCATTCAAGAGCCTGGATTTGCCAAGATGTTGTCTGCAGTTGTATGGACAATGGTTCTCCTTATAACAGTGCCTAACATGGCTATTCCAATAAAAACCATTGAAGAAAGGCCTAATGCAGGGTGCattgatttcaaaacaaaatttggaaGAGACTGGCACGTGTTTACAAATTTTGTATGTACAGCAATATTCCTGAACTTTTCAGCTGTGATACTGATTTCCAATTTCCTTGTTGTTAGACAACtctacagaaacaaatacagtgaGAGTTACGCGAATGTGAAGAAGGCCCTGATCAACATATTGCTTGTAACAGCAGGCTACATACTGTGTTTTGTTCCATACCACATCGTTCGCATTCCCTACACTTTGAGCCAGAATGATGCCATAACCAACTGCTCTCTGAAGCAAACACTCTTTCAAGCAAAAGAATCTACCTTGCTGTTTGCAGTATCAAACCTCTGTTTTGACCCTATTCTGTATTATCACCTTTCCAATTCATTCAAATTGAAAGTTACTGAGACTTTCATAGCACCCAAAGAGACAAAGGCTTTCACAGATGAAGAGCcagaacacagaaacaaacagcaggtGCAGACATACGGATTCTGA
- the P2RY14 gene encoding P2Y purinoceptor 14 codes for MFNSSTNSSGNNCSYDTVITKTVIPLVYCLIFIVGFLLNSVAAWIFLYVSSEKSFIVYLKNIVVADLLMSLTFPFKILADSEIAHPQLNMFVCRYSAVVFYTNMYIGITFFGLIGFDRYYKIVKPLFTSFVHTVNYSKVISIIIWLLFMFITLPNMILTTEVSKANYSRKCIGLKSELGRQWHKVSSYICTGIFWIVFLLLIIFYTSISKKIYSSYKKFRRNSDITKRKTSRNIFSIMFVFVICFVPYHFCRIPYTLSQTSSQFNCQSQTTLFYAKEFTLVLSAANVCLDPIIYFFLCLPFREKLYQKLHLKLKTSREVDISKSRRSNTLQESVNIL; via the coding sequence ATGTTCAACTCCAGCACAAACTCCTCGGGAAACAACTGCAGTTACGACACTGTAATAACTAAGACAGTCATTCCCCTGGTCTACTGTTTAATTTTCATAGTAGGATTCCTGCTGAACAGTGTGGCAGCATGGATCTTTCTATACGTTTCTAGCGAGAAGAGCTTTATTGTCTATCTCAAAAACATTGTTGTTGCTGATCTCCTAATGAGCTTGACgtttcctttcaaaattcttGCTGATTCAGAAATTGCACATCCACAGCTCAACATGTTTGTGTGCAGATACTCTGCAGTTGTTTTTTATACAAACATGTATATTGGAATAACATTTTTTGGCCTCATAGGTTTTGACAGATACTATAAAATTGTAAAACCTTTATTCACCTCCTTTGTTCACACGGTTAACTACAGTAAGGTTATCTCTATAATCATATGGTTATTGTTTATGTTTATAACCCTTCCAAATATGATTTTAACTACTGAAGTCTCTAAAGCAAATTATTCCAGAAAATGTATTGGTCTTAAAAGCGAGCTTGGCAGACAGTGGCACAAGGTGTCAAGTTACATTTGCACAGGGATTTTCtggattgtttttcttctactaaTCATTTTTTACACTTCaatatcaaaaaaaatatatagctcCTATAAAAAATTCAGAAGGAACTCAGACATTACCAAGAGAAAAACCAGTCGTAATATATTCAGTATCATGTTTGTATTTGTCATTTGCTTTGTACCATATCACTTCTGCAGAATACCATACACTTTAAGTCAAACTAGCTCACAGTTCAACTGCCAGTCACAAACAACTCTGTTCTATGCAAAGGAGTTTACTCTTGTGTTGTCTGCTGCAAACGTGTGCCTTGAtcccattatttattttttcctctgcctacCTTTTAGAGAAAAGCTGTATCAAAAACTGCACCTGAAGCTGAAAACTTCACGTGAGGTTGACATTTCTAAATCTAGAAGATCAAATACACTTCAGGAAAGTGTGAATATTCTGTAA